The sequence below is a genomic window from Draconibacterium halophilum.
GGCATAACTCCGATTTTCTACATAATAACGACCAAGTATTTTTCCGTCGACAGAATATACTTCTGAGGCCAGTGGATTGTTGATCAAATGTAACTGTGATTTTGACGGAACCGGCCCCATAACGCCCAGGAAAACCAAGATAAAGAAAAGACATCCCAGTAAAAACAATACCACGCCGGCTTTAAAAATAAAACTCAGCAGTGCATGTTTATTACCTGATTTATTTGATTTGCTCTTTTTTCTGTTCACCGGCTTCCTGATCCGGGAACTTGTATTTGTTTTCTTTTTTGCCACGCGACAAAGGTATTATTTAAAACAATGCCTATGTTAATCAAACTGAAATGAAATAAAAATATTATAAACGGCGGATTGTTTATTTTACAAACGATTAAACGATTATTTCTTTTACAAAATACCAGGTCATCATTCCTGATGTAATAAGTTTTAACAGTGTTCCAGCCAGAAAGCCCATAAACGATCCAAATCCTGATTTTAAGGCATCTCCCGATTCTTTTCCGGCGGTAAGTTCACCGATTACAGCTCCAAGAAAAGGGCCAATGATTATTCCAAACGGAGGGAAGAAAAACAAACCTATAACCAAACCAATAATACTGCCCCAGATGCCACGATTACTACCACCAAATCTTTTAGTTCCCCAAGCCGGTATCACGTAATCGAGTGCATAAACTACAGTCGTTAGTATTGCCCAAATAATTAGAAATTTTGATGAAAACTGATAGCGTTCAGTAAAATGAAGTAACAAGAGACCTACGTAACTTAACGGAGGCCCCGGAATTATAGGTAAAACACAGCCTAAAATTCCGCTGATGATGAAAATTGATCCTAAAACGATTAATAGAATATCCATGTACGTAAAATTAATTACATGCGTAAAAATAGTGTTTACCAATAATAAGATTGAATATTTTCGGTGAATGGCCGGTTATCATCGGCGTTTAACAAACCACGGAATACTTGTAACGTAAATAAGCACCACCGATAGAGCCATTACAAGTGCACTAAGTAGTAAAAGATTGTTTCGTTCTAAAAGATAAATAGAATGTTCGCGAATTTGTTGCCAATAAGTGACTGTTAGCAGCACCAACGCGTTGTTGATAGAGTGCCCAACAATGGCCACTAAAATATTATTGGTTCGCAACATGAGCCAGCCAAGCAGTAGCCCCAGTAGAAAGGTAGCCGGCATTTGCCATGGATTTAAGTGAAATAGAGAAAACAATAATGCAGACATAAAAACGGCAACAAAACCATTGTAATTCTTTCTGAATCCATTAAATATTAATCCTCTGAATATCAACTCTTCAATAATGGGGGCAACAATTGCCACTTTCAGAAAAGCACCCATAAAACCATAATCGCCTTCAAAAATACGATCAAATAGTTCCCAAAACCAGGGAGGAGCAGGGATCATCTTTTCTACCCAAATATTAACCGTTTGGAGGACGTTATGCGCGCCCCATAGAAAACTTACAACCGGTATAAATACCAGTGGATTAAAAAGTTTTAATGGGAAGATCTCCAGAATCGGCGCTTTTGCTTTTCTAATTCCGTAAACAAGTATAAACACCACTGATCCAACGCCAAGCGCAATTTTTTTGATCGGATTATATAAGTACTCCGTACCTTTGTAATAATCGATTACAGCCAGCGGAAAATCAACAAGGGTTTGAATAAAAATATAAAGAATAACAAGGTGAATGCCTTGCAAAATGGTCGGATAATATTTAATGCGGTACTCTTCCATACGTCTAATAAATATAGTACAATCCGGAAAATTAATGTCAACCTGACTGATTTTTTACGAATGATTTTGGGCGGCAGGCAATTTTTTGCCGGTTTTAAATGTAAAATAGCGCTGTGCCATGTAGCTGTAAATAATTACCAGCATGGTGGTTATAAATTTCGACAACGTGGCGTAGAGCCCACAATACTCTACAAAGAATTTCAGAAAAATATAGTTAAGCAGAATCGATCCGCCAACGGTAAGCAAATACCTGAACAGTTGAATGCGGCCTTTTAATTCCGAGGAAGTAAACGTTACATATTTCGCCAAAAAGAAACCGGTTGTGAAGGTGATTGGAAAAACAATAAGAAAAGCGGCAATGTGCGGACTTATTGCAATAAATCCTAAATCAACGATCTGCATTTTTATTACAAAACGGTAGAAAATGAAATACAAACTGATGTCGAGTAGTGTGTTTGCTCCACCGGTGGCGGCATAGCGAAAAATTTCGCGTGGAAGAAACTGCAGGAATGGAAAATAAAACCAATCAACAAAGTTGATGATCATATTTCCTATTTTTTCCAGAATATTCCGCATGCTCTTTTTTCAGATTTGAGCTGCAAAGAAACAAAAATAGTTGAATACTGGCTAATCACAGTAACGGTAGCACAATAATTGACAGTAATGTCGAACTCCGGTTATTACAAGCCTGGTCTTTGTCGAAGCTGTTTTTTATTTGATTGTTGTTTTTTCTTCTCCAATCGTTTTAATTTCGACGACTTTGTAGGTTTTGTTTTTATTCGTCGCTTGACTGGGGTTAAAGCCTTTTCTATCAGACCGACAAGCTTAGCCATGGCTTTTTGCTTGTTCTTCAACTGACTGCGTTCGCTGCTTTCAAAAAGCACAATAATACCCTCAGAATTTATACGGTTTTTTAATTTGTCGGCAATCTTTTGTTTTTGTACTTCAGTAAAAATAATGGAGTTGGCCACATCAAAACGAAGCTCAATTTTGTGTTTACTTTGTTTACGTTTTGTCCGCCGGGGCCACCACTTCGGCTGGCCGTAAAAGTACAGGCAGTAATCAGTTCTTCTTTTGTTTGTTCCGGAAGACGCATTTTTAGCCGTTTTTACTAATGTTATGAAGTTGAGCAGCATCGTTAATATGAATGTTTCTGCCATTCAGAATAATTATCTGTTCTTTTTCAAACTCTTTCAGTAGTTTAATGGCACTTTCGGCCGATATGGAAGCAAAGTCAGCAATGTCCTGCCGCATTAGAAGCTCGAAAATATTTTTCTTCACAAATTCTTCCTGACTCAGATAAAGTAGGGCAGAAGCCAGTTTTCCGCGCATTTGTTTATAAGAAATGTTCTTTATTAATTCAAATAAATGCCTTTCGTTTCTGTAATTCTGTGAGGTAATTTTTAAAGCAAAATCAGGATTGTCAAGCAGTATTTGTTTCAGACTCTCTTTTTCGATCATACAAATTTGTGTATTGCTAATGGCCTGTGCCGAATACGTATGAACAGGTTCGCCGAATACCGACGAAAAAGCTAGGAATTCGCCTTCGGAAGCGATGCTGATATTCATATTTTTATCAACTCCCGTTTGCAGGTACACTTTTACCAAGCCTTCAACAACATACATTACATAAGGCGCAAATGCGCCCTGCTTAAATATCGTTTCGCCTTAAGGTACTGAACGCGGGTTTTGTACACATTCAGGTTGTCTAAATTTGCTATGTTGTCTTTAAAATCCAATACAGTCTCTGATATTTTTCCAAATTTAAGTAAGAAATACAATTAATCAAGTTAAAACTATCAAACGACAGGAAAGAAACTGTCAAATTTCAGCTGGCACACCGACATACTTCAGTACCGATTTTTCGGCTCGTATAGTTCCACAATCTATCTTTGCAGAGATGATTTTTATAATGATATTGAGTAAGTAACAATTGGCAAGAGGGGAAATAAAACAGAATTGCACTACTATTTAGGCACTCTGTTTTTAATCAAATAAAAAAATGAAAAAAGTAGCCATACCTATAGCGAACGAAATAATTAGTGAATATCTGTGTGGATGTTCGCAATTTGTTTTTTATGATATGGAAACTAAAGGTATAACTGCTACAGAAAATAATGTTAACGACTTTTCAAATGAAAATGAAGTGAGGTTATGGATTAAAAATAATGGAATAACCGACATTATTCTTCACCGAATAAAGAAGGAATTAATCGAATTATTTACCTCGGAAAAAATTAATCTCTTTGTTGGTGTGCCCTTGGTTTCGGCAGAGGAAATCATAGAGGTCTACCGTTGTGGAAAACTAGAATCGGATAAAAGTATTATTGCAGAAATAACAAATTAAATAACTGGATATGAAACTTTTAAGAACAGGACTACCTGAAATAGAATCGGCAGCAGAATTAGAAAAAGTGCTGGCAGAAAACGAGAATGTAATGGTTTGTTGTGGCCGCATGGGACCAATGTGTTTCCCTGTTTACAATGTTATGGAGCGTCTGGAAAAAGAGCGTAAAGATGTAAAATTTATGGTTATGGCTTTTGATAATCCCGAGGCTGCACCAATACGTAATGCACCGGAATGCAGTGGTTTTATGGGACTACCGTTTACCATGTATTATAAAAACGGAAAGGTGGCAAAAGCAACCACAAGCGTTCAAACCCGGGAGCAAATTACTGAAATACTGGACGAACAATTTGATAACTAAAAATAAAATTGAGTTATGGCAAAACACGAAATAAAAGTTAGTTGGAAAGATAAATTGGCTTTTGAAGCCGAGGTTGACGGACATAAAATAATGCTCGACGCTACCGAAGCAGTAGGTGGCGAGAACAAGGGACCACGACCGAAACCGCTTATGCTCGCAGCGCTTGCCGGATGCACCGGAATAGATGTGGTATCTATTTTGAAGAAGATGCGTGTTGAAATGGAAGATTTTAATGTTGTTGTTGAAGGTGATTTAACTGACGAGCACCCAAAACAGTATTATAAAATGAATGTTATTTATGAATTTAAAGGTAAAGATCTTCCTTTGGAGAAACTAAAAAAAGCAGTTAGTTTGTCGGAAGAAAGATATTGTGGAGTAAGTGCGCTATACCGAAAAGCTATCGAGCTTACTTCTGAAATAAAAATTATAGATTAAAACTATGTCGACTACATTAATTGTAATTCTTGTTGCCGTTGTTGCTCTTATCGGGTTGATTGCGGTAAACTATTTCCGAATGAAAAATGCCAAACCCGTGGCCAATAGCAAACGAATTAAAGTATTGAACAACAAAAACTTTAAAGCTGCAACAAAACGTGGAGTAGTACTGCTCGATTTTTGGGCGCTGTGGTGTGGACCGTGTAAAATTATTGCGCCTACATTAAACGAAATTGCCGATAGCCAAACTGATTTTATGGTGGCAAAAGTTAATGTAGATCATAACCAGCAACTGGCACAAAAATTCAAGGTAAGAAATATTCCAACCATGCTAATTTTAAAAGACGGAAAAGAAGCCGGACGTATTGTTGGAGTTAAAACAAAACGTACCATTCTGAAAGAGGTTGATGCTGTAATGGCGGGATAATCAGAAAAATAAAAAACCACATATAACGAAAGTCACTTACCGGTTTATTGGTAGGTGACTTTCACTTTTTTAGCTTCTTACTCATTCATTGTTCAGAAAAGCTGATTATTAATCGGCATTTACGCAATTAAAATCCAACCTTTTAATACCTGTAATTAAGGGTACTATATACAGCCACCTGGTTCAGTTAAGTTATTTTTGAATTATAATATTGAACACAAAACAAATCACAGATAAAGTCGCTTTCACGACGAATTTACAAGCCTGAAATTTTTTCAGGCTTTTTTTATGGCTGTAAATCTGTTGCAACTACGTTTCCTTAAAACGTATCTGCTGACTCATAAAATATTTTTGCGAGTTATTTTTTTGTTTTGCCACATGAAAAAAATCTATATTGCAGCGCTTAATAAGACATTAAAATCCGAAATTAAGTGCACGAAAAATTTTATTATTAGTAGTTTCAAAAAATGGATACAAATAAAATAATTATAGGTAGTGAAGAGTGGTGCGGCTTGCCGCAATTAAATATTCCGGGTATTAAAGCCCGAATCGATTCCGGAGCAAAAACTTCGGCTTTGCATGCAGTTAATATCAATCAGTTTAAAAAGAACGATCAACCGTGGATTAGTTTTGATGTGCACCCGCTGCAAAAAGATGGAAAAACAACCATTCACTGCGAAGCACCTCTGCTTGATAAGCGCAAGGTAAAAAGCTCGAGTGGCAGCAGCGAAGTTCGCTTTGTTATAAAAACGGTGCTGGCAATCGCAGGTGAAGCCTGGGATATGGAAGTTACGCTTACCAATCGCGATTCGATGGGTTACCGAATGTTATTGGGAAGACAAGCCATGTCAGGGAAAATACTGGTTGATCCCGAAGAATCATTCCATTTGGGAGATCTTTCAAAGGAGCGTATTGCATCTTATTATTTTACAAATATTACACGCCCAACAGGATTGAAAATTGGTCTTCTGGCCAGTAATCCCGATCTGTATAGTAATATCAGGATTATGGAAGCAGGACAGGAACACGGTCACGAAATGGAGTTTCTGAATCTGAAAGACTGTTACATA
It includes:
- a CDS encoding DUF456 domain-containing protein — translated: MDILLIVLGSIFIISGILGCVLPIIPGPPLSYVGLLLLHFTERYQFSSKFLIIWAILTTVVYALDYVIPAWGTKRFGGSNRGIWGSIIGLVIGLFFFPPFGIIIGPFLGAVIGELTAGKESGDALKSGFGSFMGFLAGTLLKLITSGMMTWYFVKEIIV
- a CDS encoding CPBP family intramembrane glutamic endopeptidase, which encodes MEEYRIKYYPTILQGIHLVILYIFIQTLVDFPLAVIDYYKGTEYLYNPIKKIALGVGSVVFILVYGIRKAKAPILEIFPLKLFNPLVFIPVVSFLWGAHNVLQTVNIWVEKMIPAPPWFWELFDRIFEGDYGFMGAFLKVAIVAPIIEELIFRGLIFNGFRKNYNGFVAVFMSALLFSLFHLNPWQMPATFLLGLLLGWLMLRTNNILVAIVGHSINNALVLLTVTYWQQIREHSIYLLERNNLLLLSALVMALSVVLIYVTSIPWFVKRR
- a CDS encoding GtrA family protein, which codes for MRNILEKIGNMIINFVDWFYFPFLQFLPREIFRYAATGGANTLLDISLYFIFYRFVIKMQIVDLGFIAISPHIAAFLIVFPITFTTGFFLAKYVTFTSSELKGRIQLFRYLLTVGGSILLNYIFLKFFVEYCGLYATLSKFITTMLVIIYSYMAQRYFTFKTGKKLPAAQNHS
- a CDS encoding Crp/Fnr family transcriptional regulator, which encodes MYVVEGLVKVYLQTGVDKNMNISIASEGEFLAFSSVFGEPVHTYSAQAISNTQICMIEKESLKQILLDNPDFALKITSQNYRNERHLFELIKNISYKQMRGKLASALLYLSQEEFVKKNIFELLMRQDIADFASISAESAIKLLKEFEKEQIIILNGRNIHINDAAQLHNISKNG
- a CDS encoding thioredoxin family protein — translated: MKLLRTGLPEIESAAELEKVLAENENVMVCCGRMGPMCFPVYNVMERLEKERKDVKFMVMAFDNPEAAPIRNAPECSGFMGLPFTMYYKNGKVAKATTSVQTREQITEILDEQFDN
- a CDS encoding OsmC family protein gives rise to the protein MAKHEIKVSWKDKLAFEAEVDGHKIMLDATEAVGGENKGPRPKPLMLAALAGCTGIDVVSILKKMRVEMEDFNVVVEGDLTDEHPKQYYKMNVIYEFKGKDLPLEKLKKAVSLSEERYCGVSALYRKAIELTSEIKIID
- the trxA gene encoding thioredoxin, whose amino-acid sequence is MSTTLIVILVAVVALIGLIAVNYFRMKNAKPVANSKRIKVLNNKNFKAATKRGVVLLDFWALWCGPCKIIAPTLNEIADSQTDFMVAKVNVDHNQQLAQKFKVRNIPTMLILKDGKEAGRIVGVKTKRTILKEVDAVMAG